The genomic interval ACAAACCGGGCGCGCACAGGTGGTCGGAATAACCGGGCCGCCGGGCGCCGGAAAATCAACGCTGGTCAACCATCTGATCGCGAAGTATCGCGCGCTCGGCAAAAAAATCGCCATCCTCGCCATCGATCCGTCGAGCCCGTTTTCCGGCGGCGCCGTACTTGGCGATCGCGTCCGCATGACCGACCATTACAAGGACGCCGGCGTGTACATCCGCAGCCTCGCCTCGCGCGGCAGCCACGGCGGACTCAGCCGCGCCGCGCGCGAAATCGTCAAACTGCTCGACGCTTACGGCAGCGACGTTATCATTATCGAGACCGTCGGCGTGGGACAGACCGAACTTTCGATAATGGATCTGGCCGACACCACCGTCGTCGTTACCGTGCCCGAGGCGGGTGACGCGGTGCAGGTGATGAAGGCCGGGCTCAACGAAATCGCCGACGTGTTCGTCGTCAACAAGGCCGACCGCGAAGGCGCCGACCGGGTCAAGGCCGAGCTGGAACTTGGCGTGCATCTGCGCTCCGGCGACGGATGGCGGCCGCCGGTGCTGCTCACGCAGGCCGCGATCGATCAAGGTGTCGACGCGGTCGTCAGCGCGATTGCGAAGCACGGCGAATACATCCGCGCACATATCGATCCGGCGCGCGAGTCCGAGCGCCGCACCCGCGAGTTCGTGGAGGTTCTGTCTGCCGAACTGGAGGAGCGCACTGCACGCGCCGTCGCCGACGGTGGCGCTCGCGGCGTGCTCGACGAGATTGCGGCGG from Candidatus Binatus sp. carries:
- the meaB gene encoding methylmalonyl Co-A mutase-associated GTPase MeaB; translated protein: MPAESRPYSAESTATVQTTDARLDALLKRFEAGEMRALAQMITMVENRAPGSSAIIERIYAQTGRAQVVGITGPPGAGKSTLVNHLIAKYRALGKKIAILAIDPSSPFSGGAVLGDRVRMTDHYKDAGVYIRSLASRGSHGGLSRAAREIVKLLDAYGSDVIIIETVGVGQTELSIMDLADTTVVVTVPEAGDAVQVMKAGLNEIADVFVVNKADREGADRVKAELELGVHLRSGDGWRPPVLLTQAAIDQGVDAVVSAIAKHGEYIRAHIDPARESERRTREFVEVLSAELEERTARAVADGGARGVLDEIAAGKLNPYSAARRIIEDRKSLIDLLHNRGSRRAD